The sequence below is a genomic window from Tenacibaculum tangerinum.
GCTTTAAAACAATTCTTGAGTTCGTTGATAATTACAGTATCTAGGGTGTCAAAATCGGGAGTTACTACTTTAATTCCTTTATTTCTAAGGGCCTCTATTACTTCATCAGATCCAGAATAACTGATACTAACCACAACACTAATAGGGATGTATTCATGTAATAACAACAATAGTCTCAAAGTATCTGGGTATAAATGCTGGACTACAAATTGTTTTACATTTTTATATTTTTTTAGACCTATTCTTCTTCTTACTTCATTTAAAAATGGTGGATGAAATGTATTCATGTATCTAAAAGTTACGTTGTTTTGAGCGCGGGGGTTATCGATTCTCTTTTTTCTTGGATAACACAAAAAGAATATCATTCGAATAGTAGTAAAATGGTTTCACCTTACCAAGTGTTCTAGACAACCATAAATCAATCGGTTTAAAATAAGACCATTCCATCACATTTTTTCGTAAGTACATAAACAAACGCCCGAGTTTATTCTCTGGTGTAAAGGATTTAAAAAACATGGGGAGAAAAGGAATGATTGATAAAAATCCTACACCTTGAACTTTATCTACAAAAAAGCTCTTTGAAAGCAGCGCCTTCCATTCTTTATGTGTAAGTCTTATTTTATGCTCAGGATAATGCAAGTGCGAAAATTTGAATCGATCTAATCGATACATTTGTGGCAGTGTTACGATTACTTTGGTATCTGTTGTTATTAAATCACTTATTTCGAGTACTACTTTTTCTAAAACATGACTATCTTCATGTAAGTGTTCAAGTACATCTAAAAGTAATAAAAAATCTGGTTTCCAAGGAAGTACTTCTTGAATAGGTTTGGGGTTGAGTAAATCACAAACAAAATCGGGTGCAAAAGAAGCTTCATAATCGACTCCGAAATAGTCAAAATTACATCCAAGGTTTTTAAGATATCTATAGGTGGTTTTTGTACCACACCCTAATTCTAAAATATTCAACCTTTTAGCATTATAAGACACCAATACATCGTTTACCAAATGAAATTTTACATGATTAAAAAGGGTATTATCTGGCACAGATAGTAGCTTTTTAACCAAATAGCGAGAGTTTATTTTTGGGGTGCTTTCAGTCATTTTAAAGTTTTATAGAACTCCTTAAAAATAGCATCATTTTAAGTGAAAACCCAAAAAATAAATTACCCCGAGGTAAGCATGAGGGAATTAAGCCCTTGGCTATCGACCTGCAATTAAGTTGTTTCTTTGTTTAAATAGTTGCCTACGAAAAACGTTCCGAAAGGTAATACAGAGAGCAAACATACAATTCCGAAGGTTTTAGTATTCCAGTTTAGCTCGTATTTTAACATAATGGCTAGCACAATGTAGCCAACAAATAGCAATCCGTGAGGCATGCCTAACATTTTAACATACGTTGGGTCTCCTTGTAGGTACTTGATTGGCACTGCAACAAAAAGCAGTAAAATATAAGAAATCCCTTCTAAAAAGCTTACGACTCTAAAAAAGTTAATCATGGGTGTTTTTCTTAAAAATTGGTTAGCAAAGATACTGAAATATTACGCCCTGGAGCCGAAATTCCCGAAGCAAATTCTTTATAATGCTCATCAAACACATTAGATAATTGAGCTTGTAAAGCAATATTTTTTGTGAATTGATATTTCCCATACAACCCAACAGTCATCCAACTAGGAGTTCCGTAATATTTATTAATGTCTTCGGTAGCTTCTGGGTTTACAACGGGTGTTTGTTCATGGTTGTCAATACCTTCAGTAATATTATACGATGAAATATCTTTCTTTGCATTAAAAACTAAGTTAGCTCCTCCTTCAAACTTATTATTTGCATAACTTATGTCAAAACGACCAAATAAGGGTGGTATAGACGACATTGGTTCGTTGGTGTCATACGCCTTGCCGTAGGTGTAGGTAACAAAACCTGAAGTATTCCAATTTCTGTGTAGTTTTCCTTGATAACTTAAGGTGGCACCCGTTACATAAGCCTGTCCTTTATTTACATTTGCGACAATTTCTCCCTCTTCTCCATCATACTCGATAGTTGAGTTTCCTTTCAACTGAAAATTCTCTCTGTAAATATAATTATTCAACAGGGTATAATACACATTGGCTCCCACTCTAAACTTTTTATTGTTAAAGTATTTTTGAGCTCCAATTTCAGCATTGTATGCGTGCTCAGGTTTTAGGCCTGTGTTCGGTACGGTTACTCTTCCGTTTTTCTCTCTTATTTTCCCAACGTCGTCAATATTTGGTGAACGAAAACCAGAGGACAACACGGTGTTTAATTGCCAATTTTTCGTAGGTTTATATACATAACCTATCGTAGCTGTGATAGATTGATTGTCTAGCTCAATATGATTTTGAGGAATATCGATAAACGTTTCGTCTAACCACCTTGCTTCCAACACTGTATGGGTTCCTCGAATACCTGTATTTAGGGTTGATTTATTGTTAATATCCTGACGATAGTCTATATAAAATGCAGTGCTTAAATAACTACTTCCTCCATCAGGATAACGAGACTGCACGGTAAAATCGCCATCAAAACCTATAATTTTATGATCTTTAAATCGCAATGTTTTTCCGTAAGAAGTAGAGGCAACATCGTTGTAGGCGACTTCAATTCCGTATCCTAAATTTCTATGCGCTGCTAACGGAACAGAGAAGTCTCCATTTAAACTAAAAACATCAACAGCTTCTTCTCTGTAAGACCGGTCTAAACTCCCGAATTTTCGTTGAATACGACTTTCTTTTATATGCTGATACGCTAAAGTAATCGTTCCGCTTTCCATCCATTTTTTCTTCGGATTGATAAGTAATTGCGGAGAAACTAACAAGCGTTCTTGCGGACCATAATACCATTCGGCAAAATTTAAACTTCCGTTTTTTAACTCGGTTAGCTTATCAAATCGAGGTATATTTGAAGAAATTGAATACTGTAAATTCAACTTAAAATCAGTGTTTTCTGAAAAAGGAACATAGAATTTTTGTAATACGTCTGTTTGACTGTAGCTCGTATTTCTTTGTAAGTTTGGGTCTGTGTTTACCACAGGGGTATCGTTATAATACCTACTGGTATTGTTGGAATAAAAAGGAACTTTTCCCCAATCACTAAAACCATGTGAGCGGTTTTTTCCCATTTTTAAATCATTAAAATTGCTGTAAGCTACACTTGTAAAAGAAGCCCATTTTTGAAATCTTAACTCTGTAGAAACGACATTGGTTACCTCATTATTTACAGAGCTGTATCGTAAAAATGTATTTCCTGTAACCTCACTTTCTTCTTCCGATAGTTTGGGAGTTTTCGTGTAATAATGAATCACCCCTCCTAATGCATCAGAACCATAAATTACTGAAGACGGCCCGAAAACAACCTCTGTTCTGTCTAATAAATTTGGAGCTACTGTAATCGAGTTTTGCAGGTGTCCTTTTCGGTAAATGGCATTGTTCATACGAACACCATCAACGACCAAAAGCACTCGGTTACTTTCCATACCTCGTAAAACAGGACTCCCTCCTCCAAACTGTGATCTCTGTACTTTAATTCCAGGTACTGCCGATAGCAAATCTGCCGAAGTTTGTGGTGATAATTTCTCTATTTGTTTTGAAGAAACTACCGCAATTTGTTCTGCAATGCGATTTGTTTTCTCTTTATTTTTAAAAACTGACACAACCACCTCATCTAACTGTTCAGAATTTTTAGATAAAAAAACATGGTAGTTATTACTTTTTATAGCCGATTTTTTCTCTTTAAACTCTGCATACGATACATGAGAAAAAATAAGCAGTTCGTTTTGTTTAAATTGAGAAACATTTACTTTACCAATCCTATCACTTACCGCCGAGATCGTTTTGTTGGTATTAAATACCGCAACGCCCTCTACAGGTTTTCCTGTTTCTGCATCGAAAATAGTTATTGTTTGGGAAAATATGGTACTTACAAGTAGTAAAAAAAATACAGTAATTCTGTGTTTCATATTAATTAAATACAGTTTCTAAAACGTTTAGTGATTTAGGTCTTCTAAATCCTTCCAAATGTAATTCGTAATACTCAACTATGATTTGGAGAATTGTTTGTCTTTCTTTTTTTGAATACGATATTGAGTTTATTGTATCAAAATTTATGCCTAACATACTTTTAAAAAGAGCTATTTCTTTTCCAGAAAGTGTTAACTTTTCATATCCAACATTGGTAAATCTTCCATCTAGCAAATTAAATGTTTCTTTTTCAATGTTAGAAGTGTCTGGATAGAACCCTAAATACTTGGTTAAATTCAATAAAAACAGCAAATGAAAGTTCGCTACATGACTGTGTGTATCTAACCAAATTAATGATGTTTCGATATAATTATACAATGGTACATTCTCTTCTTCTTCTTGAAGAATAGAAGACAATACCTCTGACAAAAATAGCATAATCGTTTGTTTTACTACGGAAGTATGAACCGTTTCGTAAGGATATACTACCTGCCCCTCTTTAATAGCGTTTAGCGAACTTTTACTGTTATGATTTGCTACAAGGTTTAGTTGTGTTAGTGGTTGAAAATAGGCTGGTTTTAACTTTCCTTTTTTTGCTTTTAGCACTCCTTTTATCATGTATGATTTAATACCCTCTTGCAAGGTAAGACACTTAACAATTAAACTGGTATCTCCATATTTAAGGCTACTTAAAACAATGGCTTTTGTGGTAATAACTGCCATTTAGCTACACTTTTTTTAAAAATCATCGCCCAAAGATATTCATTAATATCAACAAAAATGGTACATTCGTATAAATTTGATTCCGTTTTGTATGGCAATAGAAATAGAGCGAAAATTTTTAGTTACATCGATAGACTTCAAAAAAAAGCTTTTGAAAAAAACTACATCAAACAAGGGTTTTTAAATTCAGATAAAGAACGTATCGTTCGTGTTCGAATAAAAAATAACGAAGG
It includes:
- the recO gene encoding DNA repair protein RecO, with the protein product MAVITTKAIVLSSLKYGDTSLIVKCLTLQEGIKSYMIKGVLKAKKGKLKPAYFQPLTQLNLVANHNSKSSLNAIKEGQVVYPYETVHTSVVKQTIMLFLSEVLSSILQEEEENVPLYNYIETSLIWLDTHSHVANFHLLFLLNLTKYLGFYPDTSNIEKETFNLLDGRFTNVGYEKLTLSGKEIALFKSMLGINFDTINSISYSKKERQTILQIIVEYYELHLEGFRRPKSLNVLETVFN
- a CDS encoding TonB-dependent receptor → MKHRITVFFLLLVSTIFSQTITIFDAETGKPVEGVAVFNTNKTISAVSDRIGKVNVSQFKQNELLIFSHVSYAEFKEKKSAIKSNNYHVFLSKNSEQLDEVVVSVFKNKEKTNRIAEQIAVVSSKQIEKLSPQTSADLLSAVPGIKVQRSQFGGGSPVLRGMESNRVLLVVDGVRMNNAIYRKGHLQNSITVAPNLLDRTEVVFGPSSVIYGSDALGGVIHYYTKTPKLSEEESEVTGNTFLRYSSVNNEVTNVVSTELRFQKWASFTSVAYSNFNDLKMGKNRSHGFSDWGKVPFYSNNTSRYYNDTPVVNTDPNLQRNTSYSQTDVLQKFYVPFSENTDFKLNLQYSISSNIPRFDKLTELKNGSLNFAEWYYGPQERLLVSPQLLINPKKKWMESGTITLAYQHIKESRIQRKFGSLDRSYREEAVDVFSLNGDFSVPLAAHRNLGYGIEVAYNDVASTSYGKTLRFKDHKIIGFDGDFTVQSRYPDGGSSYLSTAFYIDYRQDINNKSTLNTGIRGTHTVLEARWLDETFIDIPQNHIELDNQSITATIGYVYKPTKNWQLNTVLSSGFRSPNIDDVGKIREKNGRVTVPNTGLKPEHAYNAEIGAQKYFNNKKFRVGANVYYTLLNNYIYRENFQLKGNSTIEYDGEEGEIVANVNKGQAYVTGATLSYQGKLHRNWNTSGFVTYTYGKAYDTNEPMSSIPPLFGRFDISYANNKFEGGANLVFNAKKDISSYNITEGIDNHEQTPVVNPEATEDINKYYGTPSWMTVGLYGKYQFTKNIALQAQLSNVFDEHYKEFASGISAPGRNISVSLLTNF
- a CDS encoding DUF3817 domain-containing protein — protein: MINFFRVVSFLEGISYILLLFVAVPIKYLQGDPTYVKMLGMPHGLLFVGYIVLAIMLKYELNWNTKTFGIVCLLSVLPFGTFFVGNYLNKETT
- a CDS encoding methyltransferase domain-containing protein, which gives rise to MTESTPKINSRYLVKKLLSVPDNTLFNHVKFHLVNDVLVSYNAKRLNILELGCGTKTTYRYLKNLGCNFDYFGVDYEASFAPDFVCDLLNPKPIQEVLPWKPDFLLLLDVLEHLHEDSHVLEKVVLEISDLITTDTKVIVTLPQMYRLDRFKFSHLHYPEHKIRLTHKEWKALLSKSFFVDKVQGVGFLSIIPFLPMFFKSFTPENKLGRLFMYLRKNVMEWSYFKPIDLWLSRTLGKVKPFYYYSNDILFVLSKKKENR